In Mytilus edulis chromosome 4, xbMytEdul2.2, whole genome shotgun sequence, the following proteins share a genomic window:
- the LOC139520152 gene encoding complement C1q-like protein 2 isoform X2 has product MSYILVIINAIVVALMAVYINVNERRFHEMSTSHDRTGQYIENMVRNLTVDISDDIRRISDEQIAEKGQYIENMVRNLTVDISDDIRRISDEQIAEKVQNIENVVRILTVGISDDIRRISNEQIAEKGKKKNGFLVRLKGSLENQPKGSDVIYDDVITNDGVGYNPSTGIFTASDEGLYSFSWTTTTQGHKNFFTYLAVNGNMIARNHAQSDTLNSSASQTVVVHLKTHDKVNIKVHDDYVGLFILSEGWSTFSGFMI; this is encoded by the exons ATGTCGTACATTTTAGTAATTATTAATGCAATTGTTGTAGCACTGATGGCTGTATACATAAACGTAAATGAAAGAAGATTTCACGAAATGTCAACAAGTCATGACCGAACAG gGCAATACATTGAAAATATGGTAAGGAATCTGACCGTCGACATAAGTGATGACATAAGACGAATTTCTGATGAACAGATAGCAGAGAAAg gGCAATACATTGAAAATATGGTAAGGAATCTGACCGTCGACATAAGTGATGACATAAGACGAATTTCTGATGAACAGATAGCAGAGAAAg TGCAAAACATTGAAAATGTGGTAAGGATTCTGACCGTCGGCATAAGTGATGACATAAGACGAATTTCTAATGAACAGATTGCAGAGAAAG gtAAGAAAAAGAATGGATTTCTGGTGAGGTTAAAAGGCTCTTTAGAGAACCAACCGAAAGGATCCGATGTCATATATGATGATGTTATTACAAATGATGGTGTTGGCTATAATCCTTCAACAGGAATATTCACAGCATCAGATGAAGGACTCTACTCGTTCTCCTGGACAACTACTACTCAAGGTCACAAGAACTTCTTCACATACCTGGCTGTAAATGGAAATATGATAGCAAGAAACCATGCACAATCAGATACTCTCAACTCATCAGCTAGTCAGACTGTTGTTGTTCATTTAAAGACACATGATAAAGTTAACATTAAGGTCCACGATGATTATGTCGGACTATTTATTCTTTCTGAAGGGTGGTCAACCTTTTCAGGTTTTATGATATGA
- the LOC139520152 gene encoding complement C1q-like protein 2 isoform X1, producing MSYILVIINAIVVALMAVYINVNERRFHEMSTSHDRTGQYIENMVRNLTVDISDDIRRISDEQIAEKVQNIENVVRILTVGISDDIRRISNEQIAEKGQYIENMVRNLTVDISDDIRRISDEQIAEKVQNIENVVRILTVGISDDIRRISNEQIAEKGKKKNGFLVRLKGSLENQPKGSDVIYDDVITNDGVGYNPSTGIFTASDEGLYSFSWTTTTQGHKNFFTYLAVNGNMIARNHAQSDTLNSSASQTVVVHLKTHDKVNIKVHDDYVGLFILSEGWSTFSGFMI from the exons ATGTCGTACATTTTAGTAATTATTAATGCAATTGTTGTAGCACTGATGGCTGTATACATAAACGTAAATGAAAGAAGATTTCACGAAATGTCAACAAGTCATGACCGAACAG gGCAATACATTGAAAATATGGTAAGGAATCTGACCGTCGACATAAGTGATGACATAAGACGAATTTCTGATGAACAGATAGCAGAGAAAg TGCAAAACATTGAAAATGTGGTAAGGATTCTGACAGTCGGCATAAGTGATGACATAAGACGAATTTCTAATGAACAGATTGCAGAGAAAG gGCAATACATTGAAAATATGGTAAGGAATCTGACCGTCGACATAAGTGATGACATAAGACGAATTTCTGATGAACAGATAGCAGAGAAAg TGCAAAACATTGAAAATGTGGTAAGGATTCTGACCGTCGGCATAAGTGATGACATAAGACGAATTTCTAATGAACAGATTGCAGAGAAAG gtAAGAAAAAGAATGGATTTCTGGTGAGGTTAAAAGGCTCTTTAGAGAACCAACCGAAAGGATCCGATGTCATATATGATGATGTTATTACAAATGATGGTGTTGGCTATAATCCTTCAACAGGAATATTCACAGCATCAGATGAAGGACTCTACTCGTTCTCCTGGACAACTACTACTCAAGGTCACAAGAACTTCTTCACATACCTGGCTGTAAATGGAAATATGATAGCAAGAAACCATGCACAATCAGATACTCTCAACTCATCAGCTAGTCAGACTGTTGTTGTTCATTTAAAGACACATGATAAAGTTAACATTAAGGTCCACGATGATTATGTCGGACTATTTATTCTTTCTGAAGGGTGGTCAACCTTTTCAGGTTTTATGATATGA